A window of Thermosynechococcus sp. NK55a contains these coding sequences:
- the bioA gene encoding adenosylmethionine--8-amino-7-oxononanoate transaminase, with the protein MTDSPIWQPFTQMKTADPPLKVVRAQGACLELSDGRQIIDAISSWWVTLHGHSHPVLAKALYAQAQTLEHVIFAGFTHEPAEQLAQLLCAHTPAGLQRVFFSDNGSTAVEVALKMAYQYWQQRDQPQRSRFIGFAGGYHGDTLGAMTVGQSSPWWQPFQPLLPPLTILPYPATYPGDPEVETKETQAIAQLESTLKTDPDAYAALFIEPLVQGAGGMRMCRPQFLRAVSEVAKAYGVLVVYDEVMTGFGRTGALFACEKAATQPDLLCLSKGLSGGCLPIAVTLATEEIYQAFYADDPARAFFHSHSYTGNPLACAVSVASFQLLLADPESYQGLEARHWQCQQRYLADVSHLKQFRTCGTIAAMELETEASYFSDLVPQLRRRFIELGVLLRPLGNTLYILPPYCISDAELATVYRAIRQVAIEVAEGYFA; encoded by the coding sequence ATGACTGACTCCCCCATTTGGCAACCCTTTACACAAATGAAAACCGCAGATCCGCCGCTCAAGGTGGTGCGTGCCCAGGGGGCTTGCCTTGAACTAAGCGATGGCCGTCAGATTATTGATGCCATTTCCAGTTGGTGGGTGACGCTCCATGGCCATAGCCATCCTGTGCTGGCAAAAGCGCTCTACGCCCAGGCGCAAACCCTTGAGCATGTGATTTTTGCGGGCTTTACCCACGAGCCAGCGGAGCAGCTTGCTCAACTCCTGTGTGCCCACACCCCAGCAGGATTACAACGGGTCTTTTTTTCCGACAATGGCTCAACGGCTGTGGAAGTGGCGCTGAAGATGGCCTATCAGTATTGGCAGCAGCGAGATCAGCCCCAGCGATCGCGCTTCATTGGCTTTGCCGGCGGGTACCATGGCGATACGCTGGGGGCAATGACTGTCGGCCAAAGTTCCCCTTGGTGGCAACCCTTTCAACCGCTCCTCCCTCCCTTGACGATTCTGCCCTACCCAGCGACCTATCCGGGAGATCCAGAGGTCGAGACCAAGGAGACACAGGCGATCGCTCAACTGGAGTCCACCCTCAAAACAGACCCCGACGCCTATGCAGCGCTCTTTATTGAGCCCCTGGTACAGGGAGCTGGCGGCATGCGCATGTGTCGTCCCCAGTTTTTGCGAGCAGTTTCTGAGGTGGCCAAAGCCTATGGTGTTTTAGTTGTCTATGACGAGGTGATGACCGGGTTTGGCCGCACTGGTGCCCTCTTTGCCTGTGAAAAGGCAGCGACGCAACCGGATCTACTCTGTTTGTCCAAAGGGCTATCGGGAGGGTGCTTGCCCATTGCCGTCACATTGGCCACGGAGGAAATTTACCAAGCCTTTTATGCCGATGACCCCGCCCGTGCTTTCTTCCACAGTCATTCCTATACGGGCAATCCCTTGGCCTGTGCCGTGAGTGTTGCTTCATTCCAGTTGCTGCTTGCGGACCCTGAATCTTACCAAGGCCTGGAGGCGCGCCATTGGCAGTGTCAACAACGGTATCTTGCGGATGTGAGTCATCTCAAGCAATTTCGTACCTGTGGCACGATCGCGGCCATGGAATTAGAAACAGAGGCCTCCTACTTTAGCGACCTTGTGCCCCAACTGCGCCGCCGCTTTATTGAGCTGGGGGTGCTTTTGCGACCCTTGGGCAATACCCTATATATCTTGCCCCCCTACTGCATTAGTGATGCGGAACTGGCCACCGTCTATCGCGCTATCCGCCAAGTGGCGATCGAGGTGGCTGAGGGTTACTTTGCCTGA
- a CDS encoding DUF1823 family protein, with amino-acid sequence MSTPDSQLPPLTETTLWQILNEELDDATVNRLLWHCLGYRYDAHSQTWRSDRVPPEWQQEYPHPPDFIGSRPAIVKLTRSIPPAHKQLLKEQLGFGGYEIKELNPRRTRRATAVNWLLSYMATQEEAQAK; translated from the coding sequence ATGAGCACTCCCGATTCGCAACTACCTCCCCTAACGGAAACGACCTTGTGGCAAATTCTCAATGAGGAACTGGATGATGCCACGGTCAATCGACTGCTGTGGCACTGCTTGGGCTATCGGTATGACGCCCACAGCCAAACTTGGCGGAGCGATCGCGTACCTCCAGAATGGCAGCAAGAGTATCCTCACCCCCCAGACTTCATTGGCAGCCGCCCCGCCATTGTCAAGCTCACCCGCTCTATTCCCCCTGCCCACAAACAACTTCTCAAGGAACAGTTGGGTTTTGGGGGTTACGAAATTAAGGAACTCAACCCCCGCCGTACCCGCCGTGCCACTGCTGTCAACTGGCTCCTCAGCTACATGGCCACTCAAGAGGAAGCTCAGGCAAAGTAA
- a CDS encoding YlxR family protein, whose product MMAVPQRRCVACGRVADRSQFWRIVRCWPDQKVQLDRGMGRSAYLCPTAECLKVAQQKKRLARSLRCPIPEDIFTTLAARLAAHCNHD is encoded by the coding sequence ATGATGGCTGTTCCCCAGCGCCGCTGTGTTGCCTGTGGCCGGGTGGCCGATCGCTCGCAGTTCTGGCGGATTGTGCGCTGCTGGCCCGATCAAAAGGTGCAATTGGATCGGGGAATGGGGCGATCGGCCTATCTGTGTCCCACGGCTGAGTGTCTTAAGGTGGCTCAGCAGAAAAAACGCTTGGCGCGATCGCTCCGCTGTCCCATTCCAGAAGATATTTTTACGACGCTTGCCGCTCGTTTAGCTGCCCATTGCAACCATGACTGA
- the nusA gene encoding transcription termination factor NusA, translating to MTIYRLPGLRAMINEISQERNLPKHAVHQALKEALLKGYERYRRSLRPDHSHFEEDHFANFEVELDTEQEGFRILATKTIKETVENPDREIALADVIEVVQDARVGDTVLLDVTPDHQEFGRMAAMQTKQVLAQKLRDQQRRLVQEEFKELEGTVLMGRVLRFERRSVIMAVRSDASQPEVEAELPKWEQLPNDNYRANSTFKVYLKRVKEGPQRGPQLEVSRADAGLVVYLFANEVPEIEDEVVRIVAIAREANPPNHKVGPRTKIAVDTLERDVDPVGACIGARGSRIQAVVNELRGEKIDVIRWSPDPATYIANSLSPAPVEEVRLINPEARIAHVLVAPDKVSQAIGKEGQNVRLASRLTGWKIEVRDSSQYNYEEEDRLAMAALEEPLEEQVAS from the coding sequence ATGACCATCTATCGCTTACCCGGCCTACGGGCCATGATCAATGAAATTAGCCAAGAGCGGAATTTGCCCAAGCACGCAGTGCATCAAGCCCTCAAGGAAGCACTGCTGAAGGGATACGAACGCTATCGCCGCAGTCTGCGCCCGGATCATAGTCACTTTGAGGAGGATCACTTTGCCAACTTTGAAGTGGAACTAGATACGGAGCAGGAGGGTTTTCGGATTTTGGCCACCAAAACCATTAAAGAAACAGTAGAGAACCCCGATCGCGAGATTGCTCTTGCCGATGTGATTGAGGTGGTACAGGATGCCCGCGTCGGCGATACGGTGCTGTTGGATGTCACCCCCGACCATCAAGAATTTGGCCGCATGGCTGCGATGCAAACCAAGCAGGTGTTGGCACAAAAATTACGGGATCAGCAGCGTCGCCTTGTCCAAGAGGAATTCAAAGAGCTTGAGGGCACCGTTCTCATGGGCCGCGTCCTCCGTTTTGAGCGGCGATCGGTGATTATGGCGGTGCGCAGCGATGCTAGTCAACCGGAAGTGGAGGCTGAACTGCCGAAATGGGAACAACTTCCCAACGACAACTACCGCGCCAACTCCACCTTCAAGGTGTATCTCAAGCGCGTCAAAGAAGGCCCCCAACGCGGCCCCCAATTGGAGGTTTCCCGTGCCGATGCCGGCTTGGTGGTCTATCTCTTTGCCAATGAAGTGCCAGAAATTGAGGATGAAGTGGTGCGGATTGTGGCCATTGCCCGCGAAGCCAATCCCCCGAATCATAAAGTCGGCCCGCGCACCAAAATTGCGGTGGATACCTTAGAACGGGATGTCGATCCTGTGGGTGCCTGCATTGGGGCACGGGGATCCCGCATTCAAGCAGTGGTGAATGAACTACGGGGGGAAAAAATTGATGTGATCCGCTGGTCACCGGATCCAGCCACCTATATTGCCAATTCCTTGAGTCCGGCACCGGTGGAGGAGGTGCGGCTCATCAACCCCGAAGCCCGCATTGCCCATGTGCTTGTGGCCCCCGATAAGGTCTCCCAAGCCATTGGTAAAGAAGGCCAAAATGTGCGCTTAGCAAGCCGCCTCACGGGCTGGAAAATTGAGGTGCGCGATAGCTCCCAATACAACTATGAAGAGGAGGATCGCTTGGCTATGGCTGCTCTTGAAGAACCCCTCGAAGAACAGGTTGCCAGTTAG
- the rimP gene encoding ribosome maturation factor RimP, with translation MQIQILLPVVQTLAQQVADQENLDLVSVQWLTHQSPPILRVEVRHPENDTSLEDCERLSRALEMALDGLPELEFAYVLEVSSPGLSDYLSSDRDFDAFRGFPVRVTTTAPHRGKTLWEGNLIRRDEVNVYLNQRGRSLAIPRSLIASVQLYTPSSEP, from the coding sequence ATGCAGATACAGATACTTTTGCCTGTGGTGCAAACCCTTGCCCAGCAGGTTGCCGACCAAGAAAACCTTGATCTGGTGAGTGTGCAGTGGCTTACCCATCAATCGCCTCCCATTTTGCGGGTGGAGGTGCGCCATCCTGAGAACGACACCAGCTTAGAGGATTGCGAGCGGCTGAGTCGGGCACTGGAGATGGCTTTGGATGGGCTGCCGGAGTTGGAGTTTGCCTACGTTCTCGAGGTGTCGAGTCCTGGTCTGTCGGATTACCTGAGTAGCGATCGCGACTTTGATGCCTTTCGTGGCTTTCCTGTACGGGTCACGACCACCGCACCCCATCGGGGTAAAACCCTTTGGGAGGGCAACCTGATTCGCCGTGACGAGGTGAATGTCTATCTCAATCAACGGGGGCGATCGCTGGCAATTCCGCGGTCACTCATTGCCAGTGTCCAACTGTACACCCCCAGCAGTGAGCCTTAG